In Pedobacter sp. SL55, the following proteins share a genomic window:
- a CDS encoding PID-CTERM protein-sorting domain-containing protein, whose translation MRYNIVKIVYRVAFLSVLMISCSVCDVSAQGTPCEPDEPCSENPDDVPVDGGASVLIAAGVAYGLKKAYDKRKQNKETDVA comes from the coding sequence GTGAGATACAATATAGTTAAGATAGTTTATAGAGTTGCTTTTTTAAGCGTTTTGATGATTTCATGTAGTGTTTGTGACGTTTCTGCGCAGGGTACACCGTGTGAACCAGATGAACCCTGTTCTGAAAACCCAGATGACGTTCCTGTTGACGGAGGTGCAAGTGTTTTAATTGCTGCAGGCGTAGCCTATGGCTTAAAGAAAGCTTACGATAAACGCAAACAAAATAAAGAAACAGATGTAGCTTAA
- a CDS encoding TolC family protein has product MKHYRFGLLATLSICFFSISMVNGQEKLTLKEAISIALQNNYDIKLIKNEVEIAKNNANLGNAGILPIAAATFNTGVADKTLYKPKPVVPKDE; this is encoded by the coding sequence ATGAAACATTATAGATTTGGATTGCTTGCTACACTTTCGATATGCTTTTTTAGCATTTCAATGGTTAATGGGCAAGAAAAATTAACTTTAAAAGAGGCTATCAGCATTGCTCTACAGAACAATTACGATATCAAATTAATTAAAAACGAAGTTGAAATAGCAAAAAACAATGCCAACTTAGGCAATGCAGGTATTTTACCTATAGCTGCAGCAACCTTTAATACGGGGGTAGCAGACAAAACACTATACAAACCCAAGCCAGTGGTACCGAAAGACGAATAA
- a CDS encoding T9SS type A sorting domain-containing protein, whose protein sequence is MVLSPSPSNSFFRSNVVTGNWSNSTSWESSVNGTSGWQPSTLVPNQAASGISVRNGHTINVILNQTADDVTIESGGVVNHTGGTLTINDGAAANDFIVSGIFRSSVPIIRNGVLYISNEGRYQHNYTSASGTIPAAVWATGSTCEVIGYTSFAGDIGGSNQTFSNFVWNAPNQTAAGSPSLLAGFTARDLTITSTGQGSLNLGSVGGTTTITRNYLQAAGTVRANKTSGTQNIAFGGNFTVNGGTFALGNGTVNTNFNGTTQSLSNSGSTITFQNVSFSNSGTKTLTSGAFAVATTGVLTMAGTATLNANGNLTLLSAETSSASVAEIPSGASIAGNVNVQRFIRGGDKNMFRTYRMFSSPVYDNGNSGNRTYSYLTQFFDDIIISGTGGASNGFDNLSSAPSAWTYEPNAAATNKYIPLPNINTSLAVGRGAYLYYRGDRSNISAKVTSPYVDPESFAMDFEGVLNQQAVTVPLVYSATVTGFNLIGNPYASSIDWNKITSAQKADLADNVISIFNPASRQYATYDGLVGANQGSNIIPSGQGFFVKVKPGGGSFTFTEQDKVGGMPSVHLMSMPVNENIVLGSIGGKLAVAPQVNTLQSSAPHTELRAWLQKDNTPYSVETVVVFKEGKAGNYLQGEDAPYMKGSDIYFSSLSNDNNKLVINYMPPVNAQSKVNFNLDEANASGDYTLELNFSNVPSGYIVKLNDAFLGTSTAVQNGNLHSFTIDKTQAGSYGVNRFSVAFEAPTTLPVAYQAPFTAAKTNQGVLAKWSTATETDNNRFEVMRAADDKVYEKIHTELAKGSNSSYSFIDKNPLLGNNYYKLVQFNNDGTFTESLPQVINYTGTLNNTTELVSIFPNPVVSNFTVRFNGVLKANQQTVKVVNVTGQVLLTQSVSKSQLAAGHEINISAYPSGIYFVEVYENGSQRLGQMKLIKQ, encoded by the coding sequence ATGGTGCTCAGCCCAAGTCCATCAAATAGCTTTTTTAGAAGTAATGTAGTTACTGGTAATTGGAGCAACTCAACCAGTTGGGAGTCTTCGGTAAATGGTACTTCTGGCTGGCAACCGTCTACGCTTGTGCCCAATCAAGCGGCTAGTGGTATATCAGTTAGAAACGGGCATACTATTAACGTGATACTTAACCAAACTGCTGATGATGTAACGATAGAAAGCGGAGGAGTTGTTAACCACACTGGTGGAACTTTGACCATCAACGATGGTGCGGCCGCAAATGACTTTATTGTTTCTGGTATTTTCCGTAGTTCTGTACCTATTATTAGAAATGGAGTGTTGTATATTTCAAATGAGGGTAGATATCAGCACAATTATACATCAGCTTCTGGAACTATCCCAGCCGCGGTTTGGGCAACTGGTTCAACTTGCGAGGTAATTGGGTATACTTCTTTTGCGGGCGATATAGGTGGCTCAAACCAAACGTTTTCAAATTTCGTTTGGAATGCTCCTAATCAAACTGCGGCAGGTAGCCCATCTCTATTAGCAGGCTTTACCGCTAGAGACTTAACCATAACTTCTACTGGACAAGGATCTCTGAATTTGGGATCTGTTGGCGGAACAACCACCATTACAAGAAATTACTTACAAGCCGCAGGAACCGTAAGAGCAAACAAAACTAGTGGTACACAAAATATCGCCTTTGGCGGAAATTTTACTGTAAACGGCGGAACCTTTGCTCTAGGTAATGGTACCGTAAATACAAACTTTAACGGAACAACCCAAAGTTTAAGCAACTCGGGTAGCACAATTACATTCCAAAATGTAAGCTTCTCTAACAGCGGAACCAAGACGCTTACCAGCGGCGCATTTGCTGTAGCCACTACCGGAGTATTAACTATGGCGGGTACCGCAACCCTAAATGCCAACGGCAATTTAACATTATTGTCTGCTGAAACTAGTTCGGCAAGTGTAGCCGAAATTCCTTCAGGGGCATCAATTGCAGGGAATGTAAATGTGCAACGATTTATACGAGGTGGCGACAAGAATATGTTCCGAACCTATCGAATGTTTTCGTCGCCAGTTTATGACAATGGAAATTCTGGAAATAGAACTTATAGCTACTTAACTCAGTTTTTTGATGATATCATTATCTCTGGTACTGGAGGTGCTAGCAATGGTTTCGATAACTTAAGTAGTGCGCCTAGTGCTTGGACTTATGAGCCTAACGCTGCTGCTACCAATAAATATATACCATTACCCAACATTAACACAAGTTTGGCTGTTGGTAGGGGAGCTTATTTATATTACAGGGGAGATAGATCTAATATCAGCGCTAAAGTAACATCTCCTTATGTAGATCCAGAAAGTTTTGCAATGGATTTCGAAGGTGTGTTAAACCAACAAGCTGTTACAGTGCCGTTAGTTTACTCTGCTACGGTTACTGGCTTTAATCTTATTGGCAATCCTTATGCTTCAAGTATCGACTGGAATAAGATTACTTCTGCGCAAAAGGCAGACTTGGCTGATAATGTAATTTCTATTTTTAATCCCGCTTCGAGACAATATGCTACCTACGATGGTTTAGTTGGGGCAAATCAGGGTAGCAATATCATTCCATCTGGGCAGGGCTTTTTTGTAAAAGTTAAACCCGGAGGTGGAAGTTTCACTTTTACCGAGCAAGACAAAGTGGGTGGTATGCCTTCAGTTCATTTAATGTCTATGCCAGTAAACGAGAATATTGTTCTTGGCAGTATAGGAGGTAAGCTTGCCGTTGCCCCGCAAGTGAATACCTTACAAAGTAGTGCTCCGCATACAGAACTTAGGGCTTGGTTGCAAAAAGATAATACTCCTTATAGCGTAGAAACCGTAGTAGTGTTTAAGGAGGGTAAAGCGGGTAATTATTTGCAAGGAGAGGATGCGCCTTACATGAAAGGTAGCGATATATACTTTTCTAGTTTATCTAATGATAATAACAAGTTGGTAATTAATTATATGCCTCCCGTAAATGCTCAATCAAAAGTTAATTTTAACCTAGACGAGGCAAACGCTAGTGGCGATTACACTTTAGAGCTTAATTTTAGCAACGTTCCCTCTGGTTATATTGTAAAATTAAATGATGCATTTTTAGGTACTTCTACAGCGGTACAAAATGGTAATTTGCATTCATTTACCATTGATAAAACGCAAGCAGGTAGCTACGGAGTAAATAGATTTAGTGTGGCTTTTGAGGCGCCAACAACATTGCCAGTAGCCTACCAAGCGCCTTTTACAGCGGCAAAAACTAACCAAGGTGTGCTTGCTAAATGGAGCACGGCTACCGAAACAGATAATAACAGGTTCGAGGTAATGCGTGCCGCTGACGATAAAGTGTATGAGAAAATTCATACTGAATTAGCAAAAGGCAGCAACTCTAGCTACTCATTTATCGATAAAAATCCGTTGTTAGGTAATAACTACTATAAACTAGTGCAGTTTAATAATGATGGTACATTTACTGAATCGTTACCGCAAGTGATTAACTATACTGGTACACTAAATAATACAACCGAGTTGGTAAGCATATTTCCAAATCCGGTAGTGAGTAATTTTACAGTTAGATTTAACGGTGTTTTAAAAGCAAACCAACAAACCGTTAAAGTTGTAAATGTTACTGGCCAGGTACTGTTAACGCAAAGCGTGTCTAAATCGCAACTGGCAGCAGGGCACGAAATTAACATTTCGGCTTATCCATCTGGAATTTACTTTGTTGAAGTTTATGAAAATGGATCGCAACGCTTGGGTCAAATGAAGTTAATTAAGCAGTAA
- a CDS encoding TolC family protein, translating into MGLDWTVFDGFTMFANYERLKTLRQQGEKNADLQILTTITDVLSAYYNIAKQQQLVVAADSTIDISAFRLRIADSKLKIGRGSKLDVLAAQVDYNTDTSAYLQQKNLLNNYQVTLNQLLARDVNIKFTVDNTFDIEETLNYTNLAAQMEQLNPALQSALLNKKVAELSLKQVQGNRYPQISLNSGYDFNKSESPTGFNTQFRAKGFSYGLTASFNIFNGFLQRQNERNAKVNISSANLQVEQTKQNLSAQLISAYQDYTTFIELTKLEQGNINIANQNLDITLEKYRLGNITPLELREAQKNAIDANNRYLEIKYQRKLAEIYLKQISGTLNLQ; encoded by the coding sequence GTGGGCTTAGATTGGACAGTTTTTGATGGCTTTACCATGTTCGCCAACTACGAACGCTTGAAAACTTTACGCCAACAAGGCGAAAAAAATGCCGACTTACAAATTTTAACTACCATAACCGATGTACTTTCTGCTTATTACAACATAGCTAAACAACAGCAGTTGGTTGTTGCGGCAGACAGTACCATTGATATTTCTGCCTTTCGCTTACGCATAGCTGATAGTAAATTAAAAATTGGACGTGGCTCTAAGCTGGATGTATTGGCAGCTCAAGTAGATTACAATACAGACACATCGGCCTATTTGCAACAAAAAAATTTGCTCAACAACTATCAGGTTACTTTAAACCAATTGTTAGCAAGAGATGTAAATATCAAATTTACGGTAGACAATACTTTCGATATAGAAGAAACGCTTAACTACACCAATCTTGCTGCTCAAATGGAGCAATTAAATCCGGCTTTACAAAGCGCCTTATTAAATAAAAAAGTTGCAGAACTAAGCTTAAAGCAAGTACAAGGAAATCGCTACCCTCAAATTAGCTTAAATAGTGGTTACGATTTTAATAAAAGTGAATCTCCAACCGGCTTTAATACTCAATTTAGGGCAAAAGGCTTTAGTTATGGGCTAACAGCTAGCTTTAATATTTTCAATGGTTTTTTGCAACGCCAAAATGAGCGAAATGCAAAGGTAAATATCAGCTCTGCGAATTTACAGGTAGAACAAACTAAGCAAAATTTATCTGCACAATTAATAAGTGCTTATCAGGATTATACCACCTTTATAGAGTTAACTAAATTAGAACAAGGAAATATCAATATCGCCAATCAAAATTTAGATATAACCTTAGAAAAATACAGATTAGGCAACATTACCCCTTTAGAACTAAGAGAAGCACAAAAAAATGCTATCGATGCCAATAACAGATATTTAGAAATAAAATATCAAAGAAAACTGGCAGAGATTTATTTAAAGCAAATTAGCGGCACGCTTAATCTACAATAA
- a CDS encoding N-acetylglucosamine kinase has protein sequence MILVADSGSSKTDWMAYSPEQTLSFNTQGINPYFANAQDVFRILSKNKEMATIADEVKEVYFFGAGCLNPDKHEIVSNGLSSFFKNAFISVDHDLIGSAYATCGDKKGLACILGTGSNIAYYDGETVFNGNHGLGYILGDEGSGTYFGKKMLISYLHKTMPADLRDLFAAAFEVNKDIVVENVYQKPFPNSYLATFSRFMIHNKQHPFIQKTLKEGFQEFIDTNVKDYKNYKTLECNFVGSISYYYQDELRAVFAENNLKIGKTLQKPIEGIFEYILRREGILEKAG, from the coding sequence ATGATTTTAGTTGCAGATAGCGGATCATCTAAGACAGATTGGATGGCCTACAGCCCAGAACAAACACTTTCATTTAATACACAAGGCATTAACCCTTATTTTGCAAATGCGCAAGATGTTTTTAGAATTCTGTCTAAAAACAAGGAAATGGCAACAATTGCTGATGAAGTAAAGGAAGTTTATTTTTTTGGTGCTGGCTGTCTAAACCCAGATAAACACGAAATTGTTTCTAACGGACTTTCTTCATTTTTCAAGAACGCCTTTATCAGCGTAGATCATGACTTAATTGGCTCTGCCTACGCTACCTGCGGCGATAAAAAAGGCTTGGCCTGCATTTTAGGCACAGGCTCAAATATCGCTTACTACGATGGCGAAACCGTATTTAACGGCAACCATGGCTTAGGCTACATTTTGGGCGATGAAGGTTCTGGAACTTACTTCGGCAAAAAAATGCTGATCTCGTATTTACATAAAACCATGCCTGCAGATTTAAGAGATCTTTTTGCAGCTGCTTTTGAAGTTAATAAAGACATTGTTGTTGAGAACGTTTACCAAAAACCTTTTCCTAACTCTTATTTAGCCACTTTTAGCAGGTTTATGATTCATAATAAACAGCACCCTTTTATACAAAAAACATTAAAGGAAGGTTTTCAGGAGTTTATAGACACCAATGTAAAAGATTACAAAAACTATAAAACTTTAGAATGTAATTTTGTGGGCTCTATTAGCTATTACTACCAAGACGAATTGCGTGCCGTTTTTGCGGAGAACAACCTTAAAATTGGCAAAACACTACAAAAGCCTATTGAAGGAATTTTCGAGTATATCTTAAGAAGAGAAGGAATACTAGAGAAAGCAGGGTAG
- a CDS encoding S8 family serine peptidase: protein MSRLKIINCIAVFTLFYSINNGKLYAQANKQNQTNPVFLKQNAIELSTIENTKRLRAFSLAAEKGWETFGITKKGSVFTLYGVDDFGMPLYKITENNAISAATINTNKLYSGGSLGLNLSGSTIPNNKVAIWDGGAVLTSHVEFQTNRVEVKDGVVASSTHATHVAGTMMAEGKNPNAKGMAYGLPKLLSFDFNNDNSEMSTNAASLLISNHSYGTIAGWYENTSANRWEFRGQAGANEDYKFGYYDSDAKEWDRICYNAPYYLPVKSGGNYRSSNGPAIGATYYRYNASGSMVNAGARPAGISSNDGYDILGTYAVAKNILTVAAVNPLPYGTVNPSDIVISSFSAWGPTDDGRIKPDIAADGVSVTSTSDAAGNQSYTTLSGTSMAAPSVSGSLVLLQELYNQKNNAFMRAATLKALTLGTASEAGANPGPDYIFGWGLMNTENAAKAILNNGTKSSITEKVLNQGATETFTVVASGDGPIIATIAWTDPEIDIIPVASALNNTTLRLVNDLDMRASDGSTTVFPWILNPTQPASAATRGDNFRDNVEQVYIADAVPGKTYTFTISHKGTLQRGSQAYAVVVTGIGGNPYCVSGPSSSNGSKITGFNLANSSYTAAAGCTAYSNFTNQTIELEKAKTYPLTLSLGTCGINFNKIAKVFIDWNGDGDFNDNNELVATSNVINGNGLLTANLSVPATVNINSFSLLRVVLTEANDANAVQACGIYAKGETQDYRVKFIGTSTDVGISKIKDPISNCANTQQTVSVVIRNYGTQSISNIPVGATITDGGNTIATLNGTYTGEIKASQEQEFMLPGSYSTTAGKTYQVAARTLLSTDIILTNNEISKTEQVSLAPNIANASALFCDNSKQYQLATSGEGISYWYESATATLPFAYGNNINVPSTSGNQTYHVGLNEYTSTLGPKDKYEARLGSGTYLQTTSSVSVRVNAPVILESARLYIGNSGTIKFYVVDAFGVEVSNTTLQVNATRNTPMAGTAPNDLTDQGQVYLLNLQFPAAGNYTIRTVYEDGATIFRNNGLTSDIYPLSSALEVFNITGNNATQPASFYYYFYDVKVKALGCVGATRLAVPATNFQISRNGDELVTNLAGVTAWYVNGEKIANATAPTYKPTKAGKYQAWTTIGNCTAISNEIAFLNSSNNDNEIKLQVFPIPVAKELTVAFEITTEQAVTVSLTNALGQQIYQQSKRAMGTVIENLDVSKLAKGTYVLTIKTNEKVYSRKIVVI, encoded by the coding sequence ATGAGCCGCCTAAAAATAATAAATTGTATAGCTGTCTTTACACTATTTTACTCTATAAACAATGGTAAGCTATATGCGCAGGCAAATAAACAAAACCAAACTAATCCGGTTTTTCTAAAGCAGAACGCTATAGAACTTAGTACTATCGAAAACACCAAACGTTTGCGAGCTTTCTCTCTCGCAGCAGAAAAAGGTTGGGAAACTTTTGGCATTACCAAAAAAGGTAGCGTTTTTACATTATATGGGGTAGATGATTTTGGGATGCCCTTATATAAAATTACAGAAAACAATGCTATATCGGCAGCTACAATAAACACCAATAAATTATACTCGGGTGGCTCGCTCGGCTTAAATTTAAGTGGAAGCACTATCCCTAACAATAAGGTTGCCATTTGGGATGGAGGGGCTGTTTTAACCAGCCATGTAGAGTTTCAAACCAACAGAGTAGAAGTTAAAGATGGGGTTGTGGCCTCCTCCACTCATGCTACACACGTGGCGGGCACTATGATGGCCGAAGGGAAAAACCCGAATGCCAAGGGAATGGCTTATGGACTACCAAAACTCCTGTCTTTCGATTTTAACAACGACAATTCAGAAATGTCTACCAATGCGGCTTCGCTTTTGATCTCTAACCATTCTTATGGCACCATAGCAGGCTGGTACGAAAACACAAGCGCCAACAGGTGGGAATTTAGAGGCCAAGCAGGTGCCAACGAAGATTATAAATTTGGCTATTACGATAGTGATGCCAAAGAATGGGACAGGATTTGCTACAATGCGCCTTATTATTTACCGGTAAAATCTGGCGGAAACTATAGAAGCAGCAATGGCCCAGCTATTGGCGCTACCTACTATCGATACAACGCAAGTGGCAGCATGGTAAATGCAGGAGCCCGCCCAGCAGGCATTTCAAGTAATGATGGCTACGACATTTTGGGCACCTATGCTGTGGCTAAAAACATTTTAACGGTTGCCGCAGTAAACCCATTGCCCTATGGTACAGTTAACCCTAGCGATATTGTGATTTCTTCATTTAGCGCCTGGGGGCCAACCGATGATGGCCGTATTAAACCCGATATTGCCGCCGATGGCGTAAGCGTAACTTCTACCAGTGATGCTGCAGGCAACCAAAGCTACACCACCTTATCTGGAACATCTATGGCAGCGCCCAGTGTAAGCGGTTCGTTGGTGCTTTTGCAAGAATTGTACAACCAAAAAAACAATGCTTTTATGAGAGCCGCTACCCTAAAAGCACTTACCTTAGGCACTGCAAGCGAAGCAGGCGCCAACCCAGGTCCAGATTATATATTTGGCTGGGGATTAATGAATACCGAGAATGCTGCAAAAGCGATTTTAAATAACGGAACAAAAAGCTCGATAACCGAAAAAGTGCTTAACCAAGGTGCTACTGAAACCTTTACGGTTGTTGCTTCTGGAGATGGGCCTATCATAGCTACTATTGCTTGGACCGACCCAGAAATAGACATCATTCCCGTGGCCAGTGCACTAAACAATACTACATTAAGGTTGGTAAACGATTTAGACATGAGAGCTAGCGATGGGAGTACCACCGTTTTTCCGTGGATATTAAACCCCACACAACCAGCTTCGGCCGCTACCAGAGGAGATAATTTTAGGGATAATGTGGAACAAGTTTACATAGCAGATGCCGTACCTGGCAAAACTTACACTTTTACCATTTCGCACAAAGGCACCTTACAAAGAGGTTCGCAAGCTTATGCCGTGGTGGTTACAGGCATCGGTGGAAACCCATATTGTGTTTCAGGGCCTTCTTCTTCAAACGGCTCTAAAATTACAGGTTTTAACCTCGCCAACAGTAGTTATACGGCAGCTGCTGGCTGCACTGCCTACAGCAATTTTACCAACCAAACCATCGAACTGGAAAAAGCAAAAACTTACCCCTTAACGCTATCTTTAGGTACCTGTGGCATAAATTTCAATAAAATAGCAAAAGTTTTTATTGATTGGAATGGCGACGGCGATTTCAACGACAACAATGAATTGGTGGCTACAAGCAACGTAATAAATGGCAATGGGCTATTAACGGCAAATCTATCAGTTCCTGCAACGGTTAACATCAATAGTTTTTCGCTACTAAGAGTGGTGCTAACAGAAGCTAATGATGCTAATGCTGTACAAGCTTGTGGTATATATGCCAAAGGCGAAACCCAAGATTATAGGGTTAAATTTATAGGCACCAGCACCGATGTTGGAATTAGCAAAATTAAAGATCCAATTTCTAACTGTGCAAATACCCAACAAACGGTAAGTGTAGTGATACGTAACTACGGAACCCAAAGCATTTCGAACATCCCAGTTGGTGCTACCATTACAGACGGCGGCAATACCATTGCTACCTTAAATGGAACTTATACAGGCGAAATTAAGGCTTCGCAAGAGCAGGAATTTATGTTGCCCGGATCTTATTCTACAACGGCGGGCAAAACTTATCAAGTTGCTGCCCGAACTTTGTTAAGTACAGACATTATCCTTACCAACAATGAAATAAGCAAAACCGAACAGGTAAGCCTAGCCCCTAACATTGCTAATGCTTCGGCGTTGTTTTGCGACAACAGTAAACAATACCAACTAGCTACTAGCGGAGAGGGCATTAGCTATTGGTACGAAAGCGCTACCGCTACCCTTCCATTTGCTTACGGCAATAACATCAATGTACCATCTACATCGGGCAATCAAACTTATCATGTTGGATTAAATGAATATACCAGCACCCTCGGACCCAAAGATAAATACGAAGCAAGACTAGGCAGTGGTACGTATCTGCAAACTACTAGTAGCGTAAGTGTACGGGTTAATGCACCTGTTATACTTGAGAGTGCTCGCTTATATATTGGCAACTCAGGCACTATTAAATTTTACGTAGTAGATGCTTTTGGAGTAGAGGTTTCTAATACCACGTTACAGGTAAATGCCACTAGAAATACCCCAATGGCAGGCACAGCGCCTAACGATTTAACAGACCAAGGACAAGTCTATTTACTGAACCTTCAGTTTCCAGCAGCCGGAAATTATACCATACGCACCGTGTATGAAGACGGCGCCACTATTTTTAGAAACAATGGCTTAACTAGCGACATTTATCCTTTAAGCTCGGCACTGGAAGTTTTTAATATTACAGGTAACAATGCTACCCAACCCGCATCTTTCTACTATTATTTTTATGATGTAAAGGTTAAGGCATTGGGCTGTGTTGGCGCTACTAGATTAGCAGTGCCGGCAACCAACTTTCAAATCAGCAGAAATGGAGATGAACTAGTTACTAATTTAGCTGGAGTTACAGCTTGGTATGTTAATGGCGAAAAAATAGCAAATGCTACGGCCCCAACCTATAAACCAACTAAGGCTGGCAAATACCAAGCTTGGACAACAATTGGCAATTGCACTGCCATATCTAACGAAATTGCATTTCTAAATTCGAGCAATAACGATAACGAAATTAAGCTACAGGTGTTCCCTATACCAGTGGCTAAAGAGCTTACCGTAGCATTTGAAATTACAACTGAGCAAGCCGTAACAGTAAGTTTAACAAATGCGCTAGGCCAGCAAATATACCAGCAAAGTAAGCGGGCAATGGGCACTGTTATCGAGAATTTAGACGTTTCGAAATTAGCAAAAGGCACTTATGTATTAACCATCAAAACCAATGAAAAGGTTTACTCTAGAAAAATAGTAGTGATATAG